The Methanohalophilus portucalensis genome window below encodes:
- a CDS encoding sensor histidine kinase, which translates to MDKSKQYPTDMYSTLVKKSNDGIIIIQKEAIIFANPKFREIIGYTSEELKGMDFKNIFPAENINMISERYHRRLKKDPDIPERYETEMLSKQGLRVPVEISASYIEHDNMPADMAIIRDITERRDAEKRFEQYTKSLEKNYHVKELFGDIVSHDLKNPAGIIKGYSQLLIEREEDAEKKKMAITINRNINRILELIENASVFVKLDTLTDIKFEKADLAMMLQKVANEYAEEIQEKEVDLKINTSGQYLANIHKSIQEAFSNLLSNAIKYGPQRGHITIDIIEDNDMWKIRFIDEGEGVPDDKKELIFERFERAGSSVSIKGTGLGLAIVKKIMELHGGQTGVEDRQDRKGSIFWATIPRA; encoded by the coding sequence ATGGATAAATCAAAACAATATCCTACGGATATGTATTCCACCCTGGTCAAAAAAAGTAATGATGGGATAATCATAATCCAGAAGGAGGCCATAATATTTGCAAACCCTAAATTCAGGGAGATAATCGGATATACATCTGAAGAACTTAAGGGAATGGATTTTAAAAATATTTTTCCTGCTGAAAACATCAATATGATCAGCGAGCGATATCATCGCAGGCTCAAAAAAGATCCCGATATCCCGGAAAGATATGAAACTGAAATGCTCAGCAAACAAGGATTAAGGGTTCCTGTAGAGATCAGTGCATCTTACATAGAACACGACAACATGCCTGCTGATATGGCAATAATCAGAGATATAACAGAGAGAAGGGATGCAGAAAAAAGATTTGAACAATATACCAAAAGCCTTGAAAAAAACTACCATGTCAAAGAGCTATTTGGAGACATAGTAAGTCACGATCTGAAAAATCCTGCAGGAATAATTAAGGGTTACTCACAGTTGCTGATCGAAAGGGAAGAGGACGCAGAAAAAAAGAAGATGGCCATTACTATCAACAGGAACATAAACAGGATACTGGAACTTATTGAAAATGCATCTGTTTTTGTAAAACTTGATACACTCACAGATATCAAATTCGAAAAAGCAGACCTTGCCATGATGTTGCAAAAAGTTGCAAACGAATATGCAGAAGAAATTCAAGAAAAAGAAGTTGACCTGAAAATAAATACCAGTGGACAATACCTTGCAAACATTCACAAATCAATTCAGGAAGCATTTTCCAACCTGCTTTCAAATGCAATAAAATACGGACCTCAAAGGGGCCACATTACCATAGATATAATTGAAGATAATGATATGTGGAAAATACGTTTCATCGATGAGGGGGAGGGAGTACCCGATGATAAAAAAGAACTCATATTTGAAAGATTCGAAAGAGCAGGATCATCTGTCAGTATAAAAGGAACCGGGCTTGGACTTGCAATTGTAAAAAAGATAATGGAGCTACATGGCGGCCAAACAGGTGTTGAGGACAGGCAAGATAGAAAAGGGAGCATTTTCTGGGCCACCATCCCCCGTGCCTGA
- a CDS encoding DUF3303 domain-containing protein, protein MLYMDVSTWEPTLSDKVIEHFKELKPPAGINIIKQWVDLTGGRYFILYECDDAEAYAAFNLPWSDICEIDSVPVMESTDFIKLMSKQ, encoded by the coding sequence ATGTTATATATGGATGTTAGTACATGGGAACCTACTCTCAGTGACAAGGTAATTGAACACTTCAAGGAACTAAAACCACCTGCAGGTATCAATATAATAAAACAGTGGGTTGACCTTACAGGAGGACGTTATTTCATCCTCTACGAATGTGATGATGCAGAAGCCTATGCGGCTTTCAACCTTCCATGGTCTGATATCTGCGAAATAGACAGTGTTCCTGTTATGGAATCAACTGATTTCATAAAACTAATGTCAAAGCAATAA
- a CDS encoding ribbon-helix-helix domain-containing protein, which produces MPKVSVDIPQQLLDDLNCHVGEDRKFVSQSDAIRTAIRKLLDRMDDVDTRHGRVKE; this is translated from the coding sequence ATACCCAAGGTTAGTGTGGATATCCCCCAGCAGTTGCTGGATGATCTTAATTGTCACGTAGGGGAGGATAGGAAATTCGTGAGCCAGTCGGATGCTATCCGGACTGCAATACGTAAATTACTGGACAGGATGGATGATGTGGATACAAGGCATGGAAGAGTTAAAGAATAA
- a CDS encoding sugar phosphate isomerase/epimerase family protein has protein sequence MSPAIGFSARASGEKPLEWAYELEEMGYSAIELVQEGKQKITAENIDRVQQIKDTTNLTFTIHLPFSDINLATLNPGIHKEIVRQMGHCLHMASGLAEIAVIHPGYLSPEGALYPEKAWDNTIGSLKEISTIAEDKGIIIALENMPDMPHIFGKYPAEILEIIEKVDTDNIGMTLDIGHANTMGLLDEFLDSCREVMVHSHIHDNHEKRDEHLPLGKGCIDWKKVFDRVDGYEGLFITEMKNLENGTECMDYLKSNLIL, from the coding sequence TTGTCACCAGCAATCGGTTTTTCTGCAAGAGCAAGCGGAGAAAAGCCACTTGAATGGGCTTATGAACTGGAAGAGATGGGATATTCAGCAATCGAACTTGTACAGGAAGGAAAACAGAAAATTACTGCTGAAAATATTGACAGGGTACAACAGATAAAGGATACAACTAACCTGACCTTCACAATACACCTGCCATTTTCTGACATAAACCTTGCAACCCTCAATCCCGGCATACATAAAGAAATTGTAAGGCAGATGGGACATTGCCTGCACATGGCATCAGGTCTTGCTGAAATTGCAGTAATCCATCCTGGTTATCTCTCCCCTGAAGGAGCATTATATCCCGAAAAAGCCTGGGATAATACGATAGGATCACTGAAAGAGATAAGCACGATTGCAGAGGATAAAGGAATTATTATTGCACTGGAGAATATGCCAGATATGCCCCATATATTTGGAAAATATCCTGCTGAAATACTGGAAATAATAGAAAAGGTAGATACAGATAATATAGGCATGACGCTGGATATCGGCCATGCCAATACAATGGGCTTGCTTGATGAATTTCTGGATTCCTGTAGAGAAGTAATGGTCCATTCCCATATACATGACAACCATGAAAAAAGGGATGAGCACCTCCCCCTTGGCAAGGGCTGTATTGACTGGAAAAAAGTATTTGACAGGGTTGACGGTTATGAAGGGTTGTTCATTACAGAAATGAAAAATCTGGAAAATGGTACAGAATGTATGGATTATTTAAAATCAAATCTTATTCTTTAA
- a CDS encoding RNA-binding domain-containing protein, protein MASVKLWAPVNPTEDASKVCGALTRISGLTPRLDDNIAVIDCNHRDLQIFHHLLRDEEILDTARSVLEKGIQSPEEKMSFMLNKQVAFVGRISFPAGEEELGSIHVEIKCNEGELEYIINWLAPPTEEGKPVYEKEMPPLREGE, encoded by the coding sequence ATGGCCAGCGTTAAGTTATGGGCCCCTGTAAATCCAACAGAGGATGCCTCAAAGGTCTGTGGGGCACTCACAAGAATTAGTGGTCTTACACCCCGTTTAGATGATAATATTGCAGTTATAGATTGCAACCATCGTGACCTGCAAATATTCCACCACCTGCTGCGGGATGAAGAAATTCTCGACACCGCAAGGTCCGTTCTAGAAAAGGGAATACAAAGCCCGGAAGAAAAAATGAGTTTCATGCTCAATAAACAGGTTGCTTTTGTAGGACGCATCAGTTTTCCTGCAGGAGAAGAAGAGCTCGGGTCGATCCATGTGGAAATTAAATGTAATGAAGGGGAACTGGAATATATAATTAACTGGTTAGCCCCTCCCACAGAAGAAGGAAAACCTGTTTATGAAAAGGAAATGCCCCCCTTAAGAGAAGGTGAGTAA
- a CDS encoding dephospho-CoA kinase: MKIIAFVGMPASGKSEASKVIRNMGLNVINMGDVIREEVKHRQLDPTDSNTGTVANDLRDKEGMDAVARRCIPKIKQKDNDVVVIDGVRGIAEVETFKKEFGNEFSLIAISSPIENRFKRVRKRCRSDDMQKIEDLKIRDEREMKWGMGQAMETADVTIDNTASLKEFRQHVKDTVEKINGQR; this comes from the coding sequence ATGAAAATAATAGCCTTTGTAGGAATGCCCGCCTCCGGGAAATCCGAAGCCTCAAAAGTGATCCGAAATATGGGACTTAACGTAATCAATATGGGAGATGTGATCCGGGAAGAGGTCAAGCACCGCCAGCTCGATCCAACAGACAGCAACACTGGAACGGTAGCCAATGACCTGAGGGACAAAGAAGGCATGGATGCCGTTGCCAGGAGATGTATCCCGAAAATCAAACAGAAAGATAACGATGTTGTTGTGATAGATGGCGTCCGCGGGATTGCAGAGGTGGAAACTTTCAAGAAAGAATTTGGAAATGAATTTTCATTAATAGCTATAAGCAGCCCTATTGAAAACCGGTTTAAACGTGTGCGTAAAAGATGCAGAAGCGATGACATGCAAAAAATCGAAGATTTGAAAATCAGGGATGAAAGGGAAATGAAATGGGGAATGGGCCAGGCAATGGAAACTGCCGATGTAACCATTGACAACACTGCAAGTCTCAAGGAGTTCAGACAACACGTAAAAGACACGGTGGAAAAGATAAATGGCCAGCGTTAA
- the dusB gene encoding tRNA dihydrouridine synthase DusB, with product MQIGKVRLGGNLLLAPMAEVTNLAYRVVCRRRGASFAFTEMINSEAILHDNAKSHHMALSCPDEGIFGVQIFGRSPVSMAKAACLIENETSPSIIDINAGCPSPRIRKTGAGSKLMEKPDVLENIIQCVVESVNVPVTVKIRVFRDVSQTVELASRLENAGASAITVHGRTAMQQYSGVADHLYARRIKEELSIPVIANGDIRHGVFAARVLEYTGCDGLMIGRAAMGDPDIFSRIAAFLESGIKFPPADCDQRKSSLEEYLKLLEAYGLDKKVNLAAHSAWFTRGLAGSRSFRKSIQNVKSSEGIISRMEMLCREA from the coding sequence ATGCAAATCGGAAAGGTAAGGCTTGGAGGAAACCTTTTACTTGCTCCAATGGCAGAGGTTACCAATCTTGCCTACCGGGTAGTTTGCAGGCGCAGAGGTGCATCTTTTGCTTTTACCGAGATGATAAATTCCGAGGCGATATTGCACGACAATGCAAAATCACATCATATGGCGTTAAGTTGTCCGGATGAGGGTATATTTGGTGTCCAGATATTTGGAAGATCCCCGGTTTCTATGGCAAAAGCTGCCTGCCTGATTGAAAATGAAACATCACCTTCAATTATTGATATAAATGCGGGCTGCCCGTCTCCCCGAATCCGGAAAACGGGTGCGGGCTCAAAGCTTATGGAAAAACCCGATGTACTGGAAAATATTATACAGTGTGTGGTGGAATCAGTAAATGTGCCGGTAACTGTAAAGATACGAGTATTCAGGGATGTGTCACAGACTGTAGAACTCGCATCAAGGCTTGAAAATGCCGGTGCCTCAGCCATAACAGTCCATGGAAGGACTGCCATGCAACAATATTCAGGTGTGGCGGATCATTTGTACGCTCGCAGGATCAAAGAGGAGTTATCAATTCCTGTTATTGCAAACGGGGATATAAGGCACGGTGTTTTTGCTGCCCGGGTTCTTGAATATACGGGATGTGACGGTCTTATGATAGGGCGGGCAGCCATGGGGGATCCTGATATCTTCTCAAGGATAGCGGCATTTCTTGAAAGCGGCATTAAGTTTCCTCCTGCCGATTGTGATCAGCGAAAAAGCAGTCTGGAGGAATATCTGAAACTACTGGAAGCCTATGGTTTGGACAAAAAAGTAAATCTGGCAGCACATTCTGCGTGGTTTACCAGGGGTCTTGCAGGTTCCAGATCTTTTCGCAAATCCATCCAGAACGTAAAGAGTAGTGAGGGTATTATTTCTAGGATGGAAATGCTATGCAGGGAGGCTTAA
- a CDS encoding pyruvate ferredoxin oxidoreductase subunit gamma, with translation MKEIRIHGRGGQGSVTAAELLAGAAFEDGQFSQAFPAFGVERRGAPVQAFTRISDAPIRLRSQIYEPDYVIVQDPTLIEVVDVESGAKDDGIILINSDFAPEDFDLDTNARIMTVNATKVALDIIGRPIVNTVLLGAFAGATGEVRASSIVNAVKGRFSGKIGEKNAEAVQKAYDLMAEEK, from the coding sequence ATGAAAGAAATAAGAATACATGGTCGAGGCGGACAGGGTTCGGTAACAGCAGCCGAACTACTGGCAGGCGCCGCTTTTGAGGATGGCCAGTTTAGCCAGGCATTCCCGGCCTTTGGTGTAGAAAGACGTGGAGCACCGGTTCAGGCTTTCACAAGGATCAGTGATGCCCCAATCAGGCTCAGAAGCCAGATTTATGAACCAGATTACGTAATTGTTCAGGATCCCACACTTATTGAGGTGGTGGATGTTGAAAGCGGGGCAAAGGATGATGGTATCATACTTATTAATTCTGATTTTGCTCCGGAAGATTTTGATCTTGACACAAATGCCCGTATAATGACCGTGAATGCAACAAAGGTAGCTCTTGATATCATTGGAAGGCCTATTGTCAATACTGTTCTTTTAGGAGCCTTTGCCGGTGCAACGGGTGAGGTCAGGGCCAGTTCCATTGTCAATGCGGTAAAGGGGCGTTTCTCAGGTAAGATCGGAGAGAAAAATGCAGAGGCTGTACAGAAAGCCTATGACTTGATGGCGGAGGAAAAATAA
- the porD gene encoding pyruvate synthase subunit PorD — MSIQLGGVCQPGTTRANKTGGWRTFRPVYDYDKCIKCKLCELLCPDMAVLPRDDGFFEFDYDYCKGCGICANECPKEAIDMVLEEK; from the coding sequence ATGAGCATACAACTCGGAGGAGTATGTCAACCCGGTACCACGAGGGCAAACAAGACCGGTGGCTGGAGAACTTTCAGGCCTGTCTATGACTACGATAAATGCATCAAATGTAAATTATGTGAATTGCTCTGTCCTGATATGGCAGTATTACCCAGGGACGACGGATTCTTTGAATTTGATTATGATTACTGTAAAGGATGCGGAATCTGTGCCAATGAATGTCCCAAGGAAGCCATTGATATGGTACTGGAGGAGAAATAA
- the porA gene encoding pyruvate synthase subunit PorA, translating to MTVIRTLDKDKMDVAEGSYAVAHAVKVCRPNVISAYPITPQTHIVEDLSQFMADGEISNCEYINVESEFSALSALVGSAAAGARCYSATTSQGLELMHEVLFNVSGMRLPVVMTIANRAVSAPINIWNDHQDSISQRDTGWIQMYAEDLQEISDMTAQAYKVAEDKDVMMPAMTCMDGFILSHVYEPVVLLEQDLVDEYLPAYEPEYSLDPKNPLTFGAFADPTAYTEFRYLQQKAMDNALPKIEEAANEFYEIFGRYYGGLIDEYETDDADIILMAMGSLVGTIRDVVDKLRAKGVKVGLLKVRTFRPFPAEAIKNVIKDAKVVVALDKNISLGLNEGSLFTETKASLYNTKVDVPIVGRMIGHGGRDIPVKTIEDIVEEAKGIISSGINTESKYADLKEELL from the coding sequence ATGACAGTTATACGTACCCTTGACAAGGATAAGATGGATGTGGCCGAAGGTTCCTATGCAGTGGCCCATGCTGTGAAGGTATGCAGGCCAAATGTTATTTCCGCATATCCTATCACACCACAGACCCATATTGTGGAGGATCTTTCCCAGTTTATGGCTGATGGTGAGATTTCCAACTGTGAATATATAAACGTGGAATCCGAGTTCTCCGCCCTTTCGGCCCTTGTAGGATCTGCAGCAGCAGGTGCCAGGTGTTATTCGGCCACCACCTCGCAGGGTCTGGAACTGATGCATGAGGTGCTTTTCAATGTATCAGGAATGCGCCTGCCGGTTGTAATGACCATCGCAAACCGCGCGGTAAGTGCTCCTATTAATATCTGGAACGATCACCAGGATTCAATTTCCCAGCGTGATACCGGCTGGATCCAGATGTATGCCGAGGATCTGCAGGAAATCTCGGATATGACTGCCCAGGCTTACAAGGTTGCAGAAGATAAGGATGTAATGATGCCTGCAATGACCTGTATGGACGGTTTCATCCTGTCTCATGTCTATGAGCCGGTGGTCTTGCTGGAACAGGACCTTGTGGATGAATATCTGCCTGCTTATGAACCGGAATACTCACTCGATCCTAAAAACCCGCTTACATTCGGTGCCTTTGCAGACCCGACTGCCTATACTGAATTCAGATATCTGCAGCAGAAGGCAATGGATAATGCCCTGCCCAAGATTGAAGAAGCTGCCAATGAGTTCTATGAAATATTTGGAAGGTATTATGGTGGCCTGATCGATGAATACGAGACAGATGATGCTGATATAATCCTCATGGCTATGGGTTCACTTGTGGGTACCATCAGGGATGTAGTGGATAAACTCCGTGCAAAGGGAGTAAAGGTCGGTTTGCTTAAAGTAAGGACTTTCAGGCCATTCCCGGCAGAAGCAATAAAGAATGTTATCAAGGATGCAAAGGTTGTTGTCGCACTTGACAAGAATATCTCCCTGGGACTCAATGAAGGGTCCCTGTTTACCGAGACCAAGGCAAGTCTGTATAATACTAAGGTTGATGTCCCGATAGTGGGTCGGATGATCGGACACGGTGGTCGTGACATACCCGTAAAAACCATTGAGGATATAGTGGAGGAAGCTAAAGGCATAATCTCTTCGGGTATCAATACTGAGAGCAAATATGCTGATCTGAAGGAGGAATTGTTGTGA
- the porB gene encoding pyruvate synthase subunit PorB — MKSLFTSGHRGCAGCCDAMVAKFTLMAAGEDCIVISPTGCLEVMSTPYPETSWEVPWIHSLFENAGAVASGVEAALKAMGKKGDTKVIALAGDGATLDIGMRSISGAFERGHDITYVCIDNEAYMNTGVQRSGATPFDASTTTSPAGKVSYGNPRPKKNMPAIMAAHGSPYIATTSLGYPKDMIKKIKKATEIEGPTYIHAHAPCTTGWGFDTSKTVEVAKLAVQTGLWPLYEMENGEVTKVRKIGKQKKPVEDYLKMQKRFKHLFKMEGGEEQLKLIQALADKNIEDFGLE; from the coding sequence GTGAAATCATTGTTTACATCAGGACACCGTGGTTGCGCAGGTTGCTGTGATGCAATGGTGGCCAAGTTCACCCTTATGGCCGCAGGAGAAGACTGTATTGTTATATCCCCTACCGGCTGTCTGGAAGTTATGAGTACACCCTACCCTGAAACCTCATGGGAGGTACCCTGGATTCATTCCCTTTTCGAGAACGCAGGGGCTGTGGCTTCCGGTGTGGAGGCTGCCCTTAAGGCAATGGGTAAGAAAGGTGACACCAAGGTAATCGCTCTGGCAGGAGATGGTGCTACTCTTGATATCGGGATGAGATCTATTTCCGGTGCCTTTGAGAGGGGTCATGATATTACCTATGTGTGTATCGATAATGAGGCATACATGAATACCGGTGTGCAGAGAAGTGGTGCTACACCCTTTGATGCGTCTACCACAACAAGCCCGGCAGGAAAGGTTTCCTATGGGAACCCCCGGCCCAAGAAGAACATGCCTGCAATAATGGCAGCTCATGGTTCTCCATACATTGCTACAACTTCCCTGGGTTATCCCAAGGATATGATCAAGAAGATCAAGAAAGCAACCGAGATTGAAGGACCAACCTATATTCATGCCCATGCACCCTGTACTACAGGATGGGGTTTTGACACTTCCAAGACTGTGGAAGTTGCAAAACTGGCAGTACAGACCGGTCTGTGGCCGCTGTATGAAATGGAGAATGGTGAAGTTACAAAGGTACGCAAGATAGGCAAACAGAAAAAGCCTGTCGAAGATTATCTCAAGATGCAGAAAAGGTTCAAACATCTTTTCAAAATGGAAGGCGGAGAGGAACAGCTCAAACTGATCCAGGCACTTGCAGATAAAAACATTGAAGATTTCGGGCTTGAATAA
- the nth gene encoding endonuclease III: MTASKLSNFPQIWELLKKEYPDPQPALHFKNPLELLVATILSAQSTDVQINKVTSELFKKYRSVFDYADADISELEKDIYSTGFYRNKAKHLQQSARVIIEDFGGEVPSKMEDLLKLPGVARKTANIVLARGFGVKAGIAVDTHVKRLATRLGFTENKDPVKIEKDLMELVDRNEWDDFSLTLILHGRNVCFARKPACGQCVVHHLCPSSINPISKQL; this comes from the coding sequence ATGACAGCCAGTAAGCTTTCTAATTTCCCTCAAATATGGGAACTTCTTAAAAAGGAGTATCCTGATCCGCAGCCTGCTCTGCATTTCAAAAACCCTCTGGAACTGCTTGTAGCCACTATTCTTTCAGCTCAGAGTACGGATGTGCAGATCAATAAAGTTACAAGTGAGTTGTTCAAGAAATACCGTTCGGTTTTTGATTATGCGGATGCGGACATCAGTGAACTGGAAAAGGATATCTATTCCACGGGTTTTTACCGCAACAAGGCCAAACACCTGCAACAGAGTGCCAGAGTTATCATCGAGGATTTTGGGGGTGAAGTTCCGTCCAAGATGGAAGACCTGTTAAAACTGCCCGGGGTGGCCCGCAAGACCGCCAATATTGTGCTTGCAAGAGGTTTTGGTGTAAAAGCGGGTATTGCTGTGGACACCCACGTCAAACGTCTTGCTACAAGACTGGGTTTTACTGAAAATAAGGATCCTGTCAAAATTGAAAAGGATCTGATGGAGCTTGTTGACAGGAATGAGTGGGATGATTTTTCCCTGACCCTGATATTACATGGAAGGAACGTATGTTTTGCCCGCAAACCTGCTTGTGGGCAATGTGTTGTACATCATCTCTGTCCTTCCAGTATTAACCCCATTTCAAAACAACTCTAA
- a CDS encoding transposase — translation MPSQPRTGRRRIDDPKVINGIPFVLMTGCRWADLPSYYGSPVNCMEKVKSLF, via the coding sequence TTGCCGTCGCAGCCAAGGACTGGTAGAAGAAGAATTGATGACCCTAAGGTCATCAATGGTATTCCCTTTGTTTTGATGACAGGGTGTAGATGGGCAGATCTGCCAAGTTATTATGGATCTCCAGTAAACTGCATGGAGAAGGTTAAAAGTTTGTTCTGA
- a CDS encoding DUF4367 domain-containing protein, translating into MSTKKIIMCMLAISILVLSSGCVGGDLTAEQIAEQFEQKQDNIQDYSATIHMATFLEGNEDSTVARYEMKKPNMMKTEIIESSSSGKIITVSNGSTTWTYNQDENTVMIIESLTSFNESDFDYLNLIQNMMEKNEISLEGEEKIDGRDSYIIAMNPRENENNSVNTSLFPTNISTRMWLDKEIWLPLKYEMYNDGEKLMVVEYRDLKINTGIEDSEFNFKIPEDTKVVRYEDINDMVPEDLKLEKAMDVSENEILVPSYLPEGYEFEHANVNNNSAIFGGFEESISLSYRSTDGFIHITENFGEEESSLPQMGETVTVNGNEARLVSYPDGGSTHLSWNRGKCMVTIMGSVDSDEIVRIAESME; encoded by the coding sequence ATGAGTACTAAAAAAATAATTATGTGTATGCTTGCCATCTCGATCCTGGTGTTATCATCAGGATGCGTTGGCGGGGATTTAACGGCAGAACAGATAGCAGAACAGTTTGAACAAAAGCAGGATAATATTCAGGATTATTCAGCGACTATTCACATGGCTACTTTTTTAGAAGGAAATGAAGATAGTACCGTTGCCAGGTATGAAATGAAGAAACCAAATATGATGAAGACAGAAATAATTGAATCCTCGTCATCTGGTAAAATTATAACGGTTTCTAACGGGAGTACCACCTGGACCTATAATCAGGATGAAAATACTGTTATGATCATTGAATCACTAACAAGTTTCAATGAAAGTGATTTTGATTATCTGAATCTGATCCAGAATATGATGGAAAAGAACGAGATTTCACTTGAAGGTGAAGAAAAAATCGATGGGAGGGATTCTTACATTATTGCTATGAATCCCAGAGAAAATGAAAATAATTCGGTAAATACCAGTCTTTTTCCAACAAATATATCCACCCGGATGTGGCTGGATAAGGAAATCTGGTTGCCTTTGAAATATGAAATGTATAATGACGGTGAAAAGCTCATGGTCGTAGAATACCGTGACTTGAAAATTAACACCGGCATTGAGGATTCAGAATTTAATTTCAAGATACCGGAAGATACGAAGGTAGTTAGGTATGAAGACATCAATGATATGGTGCCTGAAGACCTGAAGCTGGAAAAAGCGATGGATGTTTCTGAAAATGAGATACTTGTCCCATCCTATCTGCCGGAAGGCTACGAGTTTGAACATGCGAATGTAAACAACAATTCAGCCATTTTTGGAGGTTTTGAGGAAAGTATATCTCTTAGTTACCGGTCAACAGATGGTTTCATTCATATTACTGAAAATTTTGGTGAAGAAGAATCCTCTCTTCCGCAAATGGGTGAAACTGTTACCGTCAACGGCAATGAGGCTCGTCTGGTATCCTATCCGGATGGTGGGTCTACTCATCTCTCCTGGAATCGTGGAAAATGCATGGTAACGATCATGGGATCAGTGGATTCCGATGAAATTGTCAGGATTGCTGAATCCATGGAATGA